In the Geminicoccus roseus DSM 18922 genome, one interval contains:
- a CDS encoding TIR domain-containing protein, with translation MARHVFFSFHYQRDIVRVNQIRNLPEIVDQSAVGFQDKSLWEKAKAKGDSVIKKLIDDGLIGTSVTVVCIGSQTAGRKYINYEIEKSIARGNGIIGLRINHLKSFEGVDPVGSVPALLTRHSYPVYTYENHTKLKSWIEAAARAAGR, from the coding sequence ATGGCCCGTCATGTATTTTTTAGCTTTCACTATCAACGGGATATTGTTCGCGTAAATCAAATTCGCAATCTTCCAGAAATAGTTGATCAGTCTGCTGTTGGCTTCCAGGACAAATCCCTGTGGGAAAAAGCAAAAGCAAAGGGCGACAGTGTAATTAAGAAACTTATAGATGATGGATTAATTGGTACAAGTGTAACTGTTGTATGTATCGGTAGTCAGACTGCAGGTAGAAAATATATTAATTATGAGATTGAGAAATCTATAGCCCGTGGTAACGGGATTATTGGTTTAAGGATTAATCACCTTAAATCCTTTGAAGGAGTTGATCCAGTAGGGTCTGTTCCAGCTCTTTTAACAAGACACTCTTATCCAGTTTATACCTACGAGAACCATACTAAACTAAAGAGTTGGATTGAGGCAGCCGCAAGGGCTGCAGGTCGGTAG
- a CDS encoding SIR2 family protein, with the protein MFVKIMRKKDFIETYSKFVLQGNAGLFLGAGLSINAGYPSWRQLVQDMAKEIDLDASLETDLAGLVQFALNKSGRTRTRLVRLITDHFGEEKPIPDVFRILARLPITRVWTTNYDTLIERSWRAQRKRLDVKSYDKDVMTENPWSHAILYKMHGTVEHPSDVVISKSDYEEYRRKRASFLHLLMGQLISHHMLFLGLSFTDPNLSYLFMMIREAFDHTPPEHFSIVRKPSRGDYSSKKLFD; encoded by the coding sequence GTGTTTGTCAAAATCATGAGAAAAAAAGATTTTATAGAGACATACTCTAAATTCGTATTGCAGGGGAATGCTGGCCTTTTTCTTGGTGCTGGTCTTTCTATCAATGCTGGCTATCCAAGCTGGCGCCAACTCGTGCAAGATATGGCAAAAGAAATAGACTTGGATGCCAGCTTAGAGACTGATTTAGCTGGTCTTGTACAATTTGCCCTTAATAAGTCTGGCAGAACACGGACAAGATTAGTTCGACTAATTACAGATCACTTTGGAGAAGAAAAGCCAATTCCCGACGTGTTCCGTATACTTGCTCGTCTTCCCATTACACGAGTATGGACTACCAACTACGACACGCTTATCGAGCGTTCATGGCGGGCACAGAGAAAGCGCTTGGATGTTAAAAGTTACGATAAGGATGTGATGACTGAAAATCCATGGTCTCATGCAATCCTATACAAAATGCATGGCACTGTAGAACATCCGAGTGACGTTGTAATATCCAAAAGTGACTATGAGGAATATAGAAGGAAAAGAGCTTCATTTCTCCATTTACTCATGGGGCAGCTAATCTCGCATCACATGCTATTTCTGGGTTTAAGTTTTACAGATCCTAACTTGAGTTACTTATTCATGATGATACGGGAGGCATTCGATCATACGCCACCGGAACATTTTTCTATCGTTAGAAAGCCATCTAGAGGCGACTATTCTTCTAAAAAGTTGTTCGATT
- a CDS encoding recombinase family protein, translating into MKIGYARVSTDEQILDLQLDALKAAGCEVIHTDPGITGTAIVRPGLTQALAAVGQGDVLVVWRLDRLGRSLGFLIELIDRLGQQGTGFQSLSEAIDTTNAGGRLIFHMMGALAEFERSLIAERTREGMKAAKRRGRHVGRPHALTDEQVIFAKRALANGNETLSGVASVLGVDRSTLRRALRGRA; encoded by the coding sequence ATGAAAATCGGCTATGCACGTGTCTCCACAGATGAACAGATCCTCGACCTCCAGCTCGATGCGTTGAAGGCGGCAGGCTGCGAGGTCATTCATACCGATCCAGGCATCACCGGCACCGCCATTGTCCGGCCAGGCCTGACACAGGCGCTTGCTGCCGTAGGGCAGGGTGATGTGCTGGTAGTCTGGCGGCTCGATCGCCTGGGCCGGTCCCTAGGCTTTCTGATCGAGCTGATTGACCGGCTGGGCCAGCAGGGGACCGGGTTCCAGTCGCTCAGTGAAGCGATTGATACCACCAATGCCGGTGGGCGGCTGATCTTCCACATGATGGGGGCTCTGGCCGAGTTCGAGCGATCGCTAATCGCCGAGCGGACCAGGGAAGGGATGAAGGCCGCTAAGCGGCGGGGCAGGCATGTCGGGCGGCCCCATGCACTTACCGACGAACAAGTGATCTTTGCTAAGCGAGCGCTAGCGAATGGAAACGAAACACTTTCCGGCGTCGCTTCCGTTCTGGGAGTAGACCGGTCTACCTTGAGACGCGCATT